In the Populus trichocarpa isolate Nisqually-1 chromosome 1, P.trichocarpa_v4.1, whole genome shotgun sequence genome, ATAGCATAATAACAATGACCAACATGAAGCTGGTGATGGAGCACTTGGGTTTAAAAAGAGGCCTATTAATAACAGCACAAATGAGAGGGAATGAGCCAATGATGCCAGCAATCAACAGTTATTTATTCAGCAAAACTAGGAAACTATAATGGTTTCATGTGGGTTCCTAAATCACTACTAGAACTGTTTGAAAACACGTTGTAGTGCAAAATTTTCACTTCATGTGaagtattgaaaaaaatcatattggtgaagattaaaatgataataattctGCCACAGCAAAAAATCAGACATCAATTAAGGAAGGACTTTGGATTCTATTGTCTTGTGGGATCAAGAGAAATGGTAAAGATTGATCAGAACCAGGATGCATAAATAGGGAGATCATATTTCCACAACGTTGGTATCTAGTTTCACGAAAGAGGGGATAACAACAAAGTGATTGTTTCATTCAATTCAGTCATGGATCTACAAACTGTTCAAAATTGCGTGAAAATAGATTTTCTTTGTGAAAGTAGGTCAAAGTTTCCGGAAAAAAATTATGGGCATGGTATTATAGAAAATATACTAACCTCCTTAGCAACTGCACGTGCTGTCCTCCAATTATCCCCTGTCACCATGACTGGTTTGACACCCATTTTCAGAAGGCCCTCTATCACTACAGCAGCTTCTCTCTTTAATGGATCTGCAATCCCCAAAACACCAATTATTTTGTCATCAAACGCAACAAGGACGCCTGTCTTTGCACTTTCTTCAAGCTCTACTACAAAATGTTCTACTTGGTCTGGAATGGCAATTCCACTCTCAATCATAAGTTTCCGGTTACCAACCTGTTAAGAATACAGTCCTATGAGTATTCCCGGAAGTGATTGAACATTTTTCTCGAGATTCAAGCTGTAATATGTTACATATTTATTATGCCAAGGAACTCACCAAAACTTGTTTTCCATCTACAAAGCACTTCACACCTCTTCCAGGAAGAGCCAAGAAGTCTGAGACATCAAGAAGCCACCCAGAGATTGTAGACTCTCTGCTGGGGGTTTGGCTGGTTgcagaaggttcatcaaagaaatGGAAATGACGAGCATATTCCACTATTGCTTTTGCCAGTGGATGTTCACTGCTAGCCTGAGACATGTAAACAAGGTAATGGAGAATCagagattgtttttatatttttgaataatctgTAACAAAGAAGGGGTGGTTGATTCCCTTCAGTGCCTAATTACTCATAGCATGTCACAAAATGCATTAAGGCTTATTTTCCTGTAGTTTTAAATTATGGGTATCCTCTGTACCAACACTCAAGGCACTAACTTTGAAACCTTAAATGGGACACCAAGCCATAACCAAGCTCTGGTAGGCTGTGTATGCACACATATCATAATCATCACATGCAAACACATGCAAAGATACATTTGACAAGCAAAAAATCACCTCTGCAGAGGCCACCCATCTGAGAAATTCTCCACGGCCCATTCCAGTGAAAACTTTTGCATCAGTAACACTGGCTTTTCCCTGGGTTAGAGTACCTGTTTTATCAAATATCACGTACTTAATCTTCTGGGCCCTTTCCAAAGCTTCTCCTCCTTTTATCAGCACACCATTGTTAGCCCCAACCCCAGTAGCAACCATGACAGCGGTTGGTGTTGCCAGGCCAAGTGCACATGGGCATGCAATTACCACAACTGAGATTGAAAACATAAGGGAAAAGACAAAGTAAGTGCCATTTTCTGGAAGCCATTCTTCTGGGTAAGCTCCCAAAATTCCACTAATGTACCTGCAAAAGATTacagaaaatatttaatcaaaagaatttatgaatacaaccattaaaaaaataagatgccacatcaacaaagcaaaacaagcaATGAACTTACCAGCTAAAGAATGTCACCAAAGACAATCCAACAACTATAGGAACAAAAATGCTTGCCACCTGCAATTCATAGAGACATCTAATATAAGAAGAATATTAAAGAGTAAGACAATCTGAGTACATATCTGTCTATATGCATAATAACACCAATGATTGCCAATGGAAAAAAGAGTGGCCAGAAAGAAATGAACAACCAGATATGTATATAAAACAAGACACAAGTCAGATGGTTTTAGCAAGTAATGtccaaacaagataaaatatcctATTGGTTTCCTTCTATCTGAGATCTAGCAATACCGGTAATTCAGTGGAGGGGAACAGACAAAGAAAAACTGGATTAcgagattttaaaaattgactGAACTTGTATATCAAGTAATACATAATCCCTTTGacaatttatttgtaaaaacaGCCAACAGCAACATGAACTATAAAATATTCCAGAAAGACAAAACTGGCAGTCTTAAAGCCAGTTTTTATTCTGATCTTAGCAGTGTCTCCCTCATCCCAATAAAACTAGctcaaattaacattaatacaaCTGAAATTGGAcctttttacatcaaaataagaGACAATTAAGCTAATGCATAGCATATATTTGGCACATAAGAATATGGATTGGCAATTTAGCAAGGACATGTTTGGCAACAGCTAACAAGTGTTTAACAAAGGTAAGGTTTACTTAGTGCATGAAAACTCATTCAGTTACTACAGATAGGCAAGCAACAGGAACTGCAATTCTTCCCAAAGCAGATGACATATTCCATAAAAATTTCTACCAGAAGGACAATAGTGGTAAAATAGAGCCAAGCCGAAGCCACTTAAGGGGTACTTACATAATCTGCAAATTTCTGAATTGGAGCTTTGGACATCTGGGCTGTCTCAACCAAACTAATTATCTGGCTCAAAACAGCATCTGATCCTACTTTAGTAGCTTTTATGTGAAGAGCGCCGTGTAAATTCATCGTACCTCCAATAACTGATGAGCTAACTTCTTTCAAAACAGGCACAGATTCACCAGTCACCATGCTTTCATTAATGTAACTTGAACCCCATACAACCACACCGTCAGCAGGAACTTTGGTACCAGGAAGAACTTTTAATGTGTCACTAGGCTGAATAAGTAATGAATCTATTTCCCTTTCTCCAATGCACCTTCCACCTAGAAAATGAACCAAAATTTACTTAgctcttcatttttattatttttagcctGATTAAGATTGAGGGGAATTTATCTGTGTTTCGATAGTCTATAGCTCATTgtgaaaaaattttaatgagaTAATTTCAAACCATATCTCAagtgcaaaaaattaaaaaggaaagatcGAAAAAATACCTTTGTCTTTGACAACCAGCAGTGCTGTTGCTGGAGCAAGTTCTACCAACTTCTTGATAGCATCTGACGTTTTCCCCTTGGCAAGGCACTCCAAATACTTCCCCAACAATACAAATGTAATCAGCATGGAACTTGTCTCAAAATATGTTGGAGACCAAAAGCCAGTGACTGCACCATATAGTAGTGCACAAACAGAGTAGAAGTATGAGGCTGAAGTTCCCAATGCAACTAAAACATCCATATTGGTTGAACCATTTCGAAGGGCTCTACCAGCTGCCACGTAGAAGCGCTTCCCAATTACAAATTGAACAACACTCACCAATGCCCACTTCAACCAATCACCCATTAAGAAGGGTCCACAGCGCCAGAGCAGCAAGGAAGACAACAGTGGTACATAAGGGCAAATTACTCGCATGAAGAAGATGGGAATCTGGATACAATTCATCAAATGCCAATAATTAATAcaacagtaaaaaataaaaacagaccaacaaagaaacaaacagATGCCTATATGGGCTTTCCAAGTGTTCAAAGAGAAGATGTCACCATAGCGAGATTCCCAGAAGAATGTATTAACATATAATGCCTTCTCAATTATCCTCGGTCCTTAGAAGAAACCAGGAGATATAGTGCACACTTGTGTATGAAAGCAGGTAGACAATGATACCAACTGTAAACTAACCTCAACATACTCACCAACCAACCAaccccaacacacacacacacacacacacacataaacataaagaaagaaagaaaaaacattagaggTACACTATTGAAGAGATAATCAAAACCATTAGCATGTTAAGAAATACTCACACTAAGAAACAGACTGGAAAGGAAAAGTCGAAACATAACAGAGGTCTCTCCAACATCTTTAGAAGTCATTCTTGAGTAAGGGTTAATGGGATGTAATTTAAATTTCCCATTGCTCCCTCCCTCAACCCCATCAACCAAGGATCTAGAACCTAGAACTTCAGGGTCAAAGAGAACTTCTAGTTCACTGGATATCCAGTGGTAACGGAATTGTCTTACTCCTTTAAGCATGCTCAGTATTCCCTCTAAAAGCTGTACATCCACCTCACTGAATATCCCAGCAACTCCAAGTACAATTTTATCATGTTGACTACTCTGTACAAGAGACGCGTCAAAGCCTGCATCTTCAATAGCATTCACTATATCATCTTTGCTAATGACAATAGGGTCATACTCAACTTCCCCTAAAGAAGTAGCTAAAGCCACCACAGCCCTTTTGACACCAGGAAGATCTCTCAAAATGCCTTCAACAGAGTTTACACAGGCAGCACAGGTCATACCTCCAATTGTGAACTGCCCCAAAAGGGTTCCATTTggctttgtt is a window encoding:
- the LOC18094634 gene encoding copper-transporting ATPase RAN1 is translated as MRDLQLTQAAGTRKSPPAMISAGEEDADDMKEDVRLLDSYESLGDNDNSHRIVIEEDGFKRIQVRVTGMTCAACSNSVESALKSVDGVFRASVALLQNKADVVFDPALVKDDDIKNAIEDAGFEAEILSEPIKLKTKPNGTLLGQFTIGGMTCAACVNSVEGILRDLPGVKRAVVALATSLGEVEYDPIVISKDDIVNAIEDAGFDASLVQSSQHDKIVLGVAGIFSEVDVQLLEGILSMLKGVRQFRYHWISSELEVLFDPEVLGSRSLVDGVEGGSNGKFKLHPINPYSRMTSKDVGETSVMFRLFLSSLFLSIPIFFMRVICPYVPLLSSLLLWRCGPFLMGDWLKWALVSVVQFVIGKRFYVAAGRALRNGSTNMDVLVALGTSASYFYSVCALLYGAVTGFWSPTYFETSSMLITFVLLGKYLECLAKGKTSDAIKKLVELAPATALLVVKDKGGRCIGEREIDSLLIQPSDTLKVLPGTKVPADGVVVWGSSYINESMVTGESVPVLKEVSSSVIGGTMNLHGALHIKATKVGSDAVLSQIISLVETAQMSKAPIQKFADYVASIFVPIVVGLSLVTFFSWYISGILGAYPEEWLPENGTYFVFSLMFSISVVVIACPCALGLATPTAVMVATGVGANNGVLIKGGEALERAQKIKYVIFDKTGTLTQGKASVTDAKVFTGMGRGEFLRWVASAEASSEHPLAKAIVEYARHFHFFDEPSATSQTPSRESTISGWLLDVSDFLALPGRGVKCFVDGKQVLVGNRKLMIESGIAIPDQVEHFVVELEESAKTGVLVAFDDKIIGVLGIADPLKREAAVVIEGLLKMGVKPVMVTGDNWRTARAVAKEVGIQDVRAEVMPAGKADVIHSFQKDGSIVSMVGDGINDSPALAAADIGMAIGAGTDIAIEAADYVLMRNNLEDVITAIDLSRKTFTRIRLNYIFAMAYNVIAIPIAAGALFPSLGIMLPPWVAGACMALSSVSVVCSSLLLRRYRKPRLTTILEITAE